From the uncultured Methanomethylovorans sp. genome, the window GTTCAGGACAGAATACGTGGGAAGTAAAATAAATCGATACATAAACATCCCAAAGATGCCTGGCAATCCTCCGTTTAATAGAATGGTACCTTTCAACGTTAAGGGAAGTAGCATTGCCATTGATACAAGAGAAAGAGTAGGCTAAATTCTCCAGAATAGATCACATCTAAACTATCCTTAGATGCATCACTATTTTGATATTGCCCCTACAATATAGAAATTTGGTGACATATTGATGAAATAGAATATCAAAGGAAGAGATGAATTGGGCAAAAAACAAAAATGTGATTTCAAAAGAAAAAATATCTAAAAAAATTGTTCAAACATTAAGAGAGGATAAAAACTGCTTTAGGGAAGTGAGGAGGCATGGAAATATGCCTCCCCTATGGATTTATACCCCAGTCGTGACAAAGATCTGGGATGAGGGATGAAAGTACATTCACATATATAAAGAAACTCTTAAATTATTCCAAGGAAGCTTCTTTTTCGTGTAAATAATTCTTGTCCTTAATATTAGAGCAATTAGTTAATAAGACAATTTTAATCGAAGAAAGATTATTATATTTTGATAAATATAACTAACTGTGAGTTCAATTATCCAAACCCACACAAAAAGGGGGACTAAAAATGAATAATCACGAAAATATCCCCAAGAATGAGTATGAAATTGCAACTTTTGCTGTTGGAAGCTCTTGGAAAGCAGAGGCAGTATTTCGCAACAAGGTAAGAGGAATAATTACTTCCTACACAGGATACACAGGAGATGAAGTACAATACCCACGGCTTGAAAGTGGTACAGAGAATACAATTGATTTGGTACAGGCCGTGCAAATCGTCTTTGATCCAAAAATAGTTCCTTATGAGCGATTACTTGAATTATTCTGGGAATTGCATGACCCTACATATTTACTGAAGTCTGAAGAAAATAACAAACAATTCAAATCTATCATATATTGCCATTCTGAAAAACAGAGAGAAAAAGCAATCAGTTCTAAAAAGAAATTAGAAAGAACCGAAAAAACCAAATGTCAGATCAACACACAAATATTACCTGCAACCCATTTCTTTAAAATTGAAAAGGAAGTCACAGAGAGTAATCACAATGCCATGAAAAAAAATGGTATCAATAGGAGTTTTCCTAAAAAAGGTCTTCAACACCAGGCACGGTAATATTCACCTTTACTTTGGACCTCCACTGGCAATCCAAATAGTAAGGAAAGATTAGAGGAAGTCAGAATCTGTTCTTTTGGCCCATCCATGAAGATACTCCCATCTTTGAACAGAATGACCCTTTCTATTTCTGGAATTATGTCCTGAAGATTGTGAGTTACAAGTATTATGCTTTTGCCGACAGCTGCAATTCTGCGCATTACTTCCCTGAACTTGTGAAGGCCATACAGATCAAGACTGTTAGTAGGCTCATCAAGCACAAGGGCCAAAGGATCATGAACCAGGGCCCTTGCAATAAGTATCCTTCTTGCCTCACCAGTTGACATCTGAGAAATAGATTTATCCTGAAGATGAGAAATCTCCAAAAAATCCATTACAGTCTGGACTATACACTTCATCTCGTAGGTGACACGATGATTTTTATAAACTCCAATACTACTGAAAAAGCCAGATAAAACAGCCTCATAGCCATAAATATCACGAGTATATTCATGCTGCAGATCGCCTGAAACTATACCCAGCAGATTTTGGAGATCGAATATATCCCATCTTTCTTTACCCATAATACGACATGCAACACTTGGAGAATTGACAAGTGGCCGATATTCCCTGGTAATGGTCTTGATGAGAGAAGACTTACCAGAACCATTTGGACCAATGATAGCAACGTTCTCAGCCACGCCTATTTGCAGGGAAATTGAATCAAGAAGCTTTTTCCCACTACGAGTAACTGTGATATTCCTGAAATCTATCAAATGACCTGTGTCTGAATGATTAGAGCTATCCTGCATGATATTACACAGTTAAGGGAATAATTGTATAAAAACAATATCTGTTTATGGATTTCTGAAGAGAGATTAGTTATTCTTGCTTACCACCATATATAAATATGTAGCCTATTATTGCATATCAACTACATAGATAGTAACAATATAATAGGCATTTCTCACACGATACCGGTTATTTCTTAAATTTTTATTACATAAAAAGAATCACATGTGGGAACATTGAAACAAGGAAACATGAGATCAACTACACCTATCATAGAACTTAGGAAACTTTCCTATTCTTATGGGAACAGCAAAATAGAGGCACTCAAAGACATAAACCTGGAAATATACCCAGGAGAAAAAGTGGCATTTCTCGGAGCCAATGGTGCCGGAAAATCTACATTATTTAAACACATGAATGGCATCCTAAAACCAAACTCTGGAGAAGTGTTAGTCCATGGGGAGCCAATATCTAAGAAAAACATAGAGAAAGTGCGCCAAACCGTAGGGATAGTTTTCCAAAACCCAGATGACCAGATCCTTGCACCCACTGTAGAACAAGATGTAGCTTTTGGGCCTATCAATATGGGACTCTCCGAAGAAGATGTTGCTTCAAGAGTGAAAGAAGCGTTGGGATTTGTGAATATGCTGGGACTTGAAGACAGGTCTCCTCACCATCTTAGCGGGGGCCAGAAAAAACGTGTTGCTATTGCCGGAATCCTGGCCATGAGACCAGAAGTCATAGTGTTGGATGAACCTACAGCCGGACTTGACCCAAGAAGTGCTGAAAATATTATGAGTGTCATTGAGACAATGAACCGTGAGCTTGGAATTACAATAATCCTGTCTACTCACGACGTGGACATGGTACCCCTTTTTGCAGACAGGGTTTTCCTGATGCATCATGGCAAGATAGAAGCACAGGGTACAGCAACCGAAATATTCAAACAACAGGGGCTGCTGGAACATGTACACCTGAGAATACCCAGGATAGCAGAAGTTTTTGAATTGCTCAAGGCTGAGGGCCTGGATGTAGAAACAAAAGTTACACCTGCAGATGCCAAGGACGAGATCCTGAGGCTATTAAATGTACCTAAGAAATAAAAGAAGGTAACTGCATGGAGATAACCCTTACAGATATTGAAAAGGAAGCTTACAAGGATAGTCCAGTACATCGCCTTGATGGTCGGGTGAAGCTCCTTGCCACAATTCTGATGATCGTTTTCGCAGTAAGCCTGCCCCGCGTCCATGACGATAACCTGATACGTTTGGCCTTTGTAGAATCATACCTTATAATTTTGATGGCATTGGCAAGGCTGAACCCTGTATATATAATAGTGCGGTTTCTGGCAGTGCTGCCCTTCGGGCTTGGAGTAATTGTAGTCCAGCCTTTTGTAAGACAGCCATTCTTTGATTCCTTTACAGAATATCCTCTTGATCTGCCATTTGGACTAACAATGACGTACGAAGGTCTGGCCTTCGGAATAACACTGCTGGCAAAGTTTATCGTATGTATCAGTGCAATAATAGTGCTTTCATCCACTACAAAAATGCATGATATTGTGGGAGCTGCAAGAAGATTAGGCATCCCAAAGGAAATCGCATTGTTGCTTACCATGATGGTCCGCTATCTGTTTCTGTTCTGGAGTGTGCTTAAACGTATCCGTACAGCTCAGAAGTGCCGTATGTTTAACATATGGAATAAAAAAGTTCACCGCAAGTGGGTGCTGGAACAAGTTGGGTATACGATCAGTTCGATCTTTTTGATGGCCTACGAACAGGGAGAAAGAACATATATCAGCATGCTGTGCAGAGGATACGGACAAAACGGCAATGTGAAAATTCACAACAAAGAACTGAAAATGTTGGATATACTCTTTTCTGGAATCACACTTCTAGTCCTTCTTGCATCTTATTTTGTGGCTTATGCATAAATTGAAAAAATTAATATGCTGAAAGACCTGATGTAGCTAATTATTATCATAAAAACGTATTAGATATATGAATAGCAGGACGCATTAGAAAAGCCCCGCAATTAGAACAAAAAAGAAGATTAAAGAAATGAGTAATTCACTTCTTTATTATTTTCCCCAGACCATAACTTATGCCTAGCACAAGCAGAGTACCTGCAAGTATTGCAGCTACTTCACCTGATTTACCCATACCTTCAATGGAATAATCCGGCAGAGGTGAAGAAAACACGGGCCCCTCTTCTTCCATCGCCGATAGTCGATCCTCACTCACGAGCCCACCTGCCGCACTTTCCAGACCATCTGGATCAGGAGATGCCAGAAAAGGAGCAACTACAGCAAGTATTAGGGCTATGATTATACCTACATAGAGGAATTTCATGTTGGACTTATTAGCAATCACATTTTGACTCATGCTTTAGAACTCCTTTTGACCAGTAACTTACTCTCCAGCAGATCGGGCCTTGAGCTTGCAATTGCACTAAGCGCAACAGCAGTGATGAGACCTTCACCGATTAGTCCTATGATAAAGTGATACGTACCCATGGCAATCAGCCCTGGCACCAGTGGGAAAGTACCAGCAAGGTACATCTGAACCGCGCATACGAGGGCTGATACGAGCAAACCAAGCCATGCGCCAATGAAAGATGAGATCTGCAGACTGAGATTGCGATTCATGAGAGCAACAAATGTGTAGTAACCTATGAATCCAGAGATTACACCCATGTTCAGAATGTTGGCACCCATTGTAGTTATACCACCATCACCAAACACGAAACCCTGTACGAGCAACACCAGAGTCAACACCAGCACACCAGCCCAGGGGCTTGCGAATATGATAGCTACGAGCGTAGCTCCCACCATGTGACCACTGGTACCCATCCCTATAGGGATGTTTAGGGCCTGAATCGCAAATATACCTGCTGCAAGGGCAGCAAGTATTGGAACTTTCGTGTCATCCATTTCTTTTCCAGCCCATTTAAGAGCCATGAAAATGAAAGGCAGCGCTATTATCCAATAGATGATGGCCTGCCCAAGAGGTACAAATGAATCAGGTATATGCATCTTCTTCCTCCAATAATATAAAAGTATGACGATTGTATTTTTTCGTAACACTTTTGATACATTATTTTGCTATATATATCTGATGGTAATAACTTTTTGAAAAATAATAGCAAATAAAAAAATGCAAAATGAAAGTGCTGGATAAAACAAATACAAGATAAACAATCAAAAAATACTCAGCTATTTACAAATAGTAGCGTTTCAATTCCAGTAAATGAATTAATATAGGGAAAAATACCGAAGTTGAATCATTTTTCAGGAACATAACGAATGGCTTCCACCACTTTGCCTGCTACAGAACTAACGGTATCTTTATCCCCTATATTAATACTCATGTCTGCATATTTCTGGAAGAGGGGAAATCTCTCGGCAAAAAGTTGCTCAAGACTTCGGCCTTTTAAGCCTACGATGCCCCTGGATTCCTGATTATCAATTTGTTGTTTGACCTTCGAAAGAGGAGTATGCAGGAATATAATAATAGACTTTTCTTTAAGGAAATTCATTGCCTTTTCGGAATATACTATACTACCACCGGGAGATATGACAATCCCATCACCAATAGGAAGTCCAAGGACGATCTTCTCTTCCAGAAGCACCAGAGCTTGATCTCCTTTAGTATCTATAATGTCCTGAAGAGTACACCCTGCTTTTTGCCGGATCAATTGATCAATATCAACAAAGTTATACTCAAGTGTTCTGGCAACTTCCTGACCTATTGAGGTTTTCCCTGAACCTGGCATCCCTACTAATGTTATGTTCATGTTATATCCTCGATATAATCCAAGATTTAAACTGTATCTAGCATCATGAAGTGTGAAGGAAGCTTATGATCAGTTGTTTAGGGCCTGTATAGGTGCTGGTATCTTTCCACCTCTTGAGATGAACTTTTCCGAGCTGAAACGGTTCACTGCCATTACAGGTGCTCTTCCCAGAAGGCCGCCGAATTCCACCTCATCGCCCACCTGTTTACCGGGAACTGGAATCAGACGTACAGCTGTAGTTTTACAGTTGATCATACCTATTGCCATTTCATCTGCAATGATAGCTGATATTGTTGAAACTGGAGTATCTCCCGGCACTGCTATCATGTCAAGACCTACTGAGCACACACTTGTCATGGCTTCAAGTTTATCCAGAGTAAGAGAACCATCTTCCACAGCTCTGATCATGCCCGCATCTTCGCTTATAGGGATAAAAGCACCACTTAACCCGCCTACGGATGAAGATGCCATAGAACCGCCTTTTTTAACAGCATCGTTAAGCAAAGCAAGAGCTGCTGTAGTACCATGAGTACCACATCTTTCAAGACCCATGGCTTCAAGTATTGCTGCTACACTGTCACCAACTGCAGGAGTAGGTGCAAGAGAAAGATCCAACACACCAAACTGTGCATTAAGACGAGACGATACTTCACGCCCTACCTTTTCACCCATGCGCGTGATCTTGAAAGCTGTTTTTTTGATGGTCTCTGAGATCTCATTAAGGGTTGGGTCTTTGAGAGCCCGGACAGCGGCATTCACTACACCTGGGCCACTGACACCTACATTTATTGCACAGTCAGCTTCGCCTACACCGTGAAATGCTCCTGCCATGAAAGGGTTGTCCTCCGGCGCATTTGCAAATACAACAAGCTTGGCGCACCCAATGCCATTCCTATCTGCTGTAAGAGCTGCAGTCTGCTTGATGACACTACCCATGAGAGCCACAGCATCCATATTTATTCCTGCATTTGTGGTTGCTACGTTTACTGAAGAGCAAACCTTCTCCGTTGTTGCAAGAGCTTGAGGAATGGAATTGATGAGTCGCAGATCACCGGGAGTGATGCCTTTGTGTACTAGGGCACTAAAACCTCCGATGAAATTCACGCTGACCTTGGAGGCTGCTTTATCCAAGGTTCTTGCTATAGATACATAATCGTCACATTTGCAGGCTTCTGCCACAATAGCAATAGGAGTAACAGATATTCTTTTGTTGACAATAGGAATGCCGTAGAGGCGGGATATTTCGTCTGTCACCTGCACGAGGTCCTTAGCATAAGTGGTGATCTTATCGTAGATGTTAGCGTTGAATTCATCAATATCCGGGTGACTGCAATCCCGCAGGTTTATACCCATGGTGACTGTACGGATATCCAGACTTTCGGTAGTGACCATCTGTATGGTCTCAACTATTTCTTCAGGATGAATGAGCATGCTTTCAACCTTCAGATCCTGTGCATGCAAGTGAAGGCATCTTCATGCTGTACTTTGACTTCCACACCAAGTCTTTTACCTTCTTCTGCCATGCTGTTCTGGAATGCAGTCAGATCGAAATTCTCACCTTGAATTTCTGCCAGCATGATCATTGTAAAGAGGCCTTGCATGATGGTTTGGGTGATGTCAACTATGTTCACGTTGTGCTTGGACATTACTGCAGTAATGCCGGCCACTATACCTACTCTATCGATACCAATGACGGTAATAACAAAACGGCTTGAAATCATGATAATACACCGGCTGGTCACAGGAAAAGTAATAGGATGTTCAACTACTGAATGGATTAAGTAGTTTACGCAGACACGAATCAGAATTGATTTTGGTTTGAGAGGGAATTATTCCGTAAAGAAAATGATTTTAAAGCATAAAAGTACAGTATAATTGGTCTAAAAATGGAAATATATTCCTTGAAAGCACAGATTATTCTATATCACGTAATTATATACTAAGATTGGTATAATTACTGATTATCTTTCACTCAAGTCGTTTTGCACCTCGGATTATAACAAAAAGTTTTTATATTGCAGAACTTATGATTATAATGATGATGAAAGGCATACGATGGTATGCCTAACTAAAACTCAATCAGGAAGATATAATGGTGAAAATCGTACACGCTCAGACCGTGCTGACAGAAGAAGAACTTGAAGCTCTCAAGAAGAAATGTAACGAGCCATCTACAAAGGAGGCTCTGAGCATCGCTGTACAGCATTATCTTGAGTGTGAATACACGGACCTCGGAGATAAAATGTGGACGAAAAAATTAGAGAGGGTCGTCCAAAAGAAAAAATCTCAAAATTTGTAACCCAAAAAAACAGGAGAGAAACACGCAATGTGCAAAGCAAACCAATTCCTCGAGGAAGAGGGCGCAGTATCCCCGGTCATCGGTGTTATCCTGATGGTCGCCATTACTGTCATCCTTGCAGCAGTAATTGCTGCGTTCGTGTTCGGCATGGGACCACCGGAACAGGCACCACAGGCAAGCATTAGAGGTAGTGCTGATACCGTAGGTGGATTCAGCGTAATTAAACTTGAGCACCAGGGTGGAGAAGCACTCAGCCTGACTGACTCTAAGACGAAGATGACTCTGGACGGAAGTGCTGTGAACTTCGAAGGCTTAGCAGAGTCAGAGACGCAGTATGATGCAGGAGAAGCATTGTACTTGTACAATACTAGCGCAGATGGATATTTCCTTACTACAAAGGCTAATGTCACTGACGGTGCACTTGCAGCAGCAAATGCAGAAGAAAACTTGGCATCGACGGGTACCACTTCTAACGTCAAGATTATAGACGTTGGCAGCCAGCAGATGATTGCTGACCTCAAGGTCAACTTCTAAGCCTGACAAATGAAACATGAGATAAAGGGTGCAGCAATGCACCCAGCTCCTTTCAGATTCTTTTTATTGCCCTAATGACCTTATTCTGCGTATGGCATAGTATCAATGGACACTATGTTTTTAGATTACCCTGATTTATTCTGAAAGTTCACCCCTATTTAAATCACGACAAGCTGAGTTGAACCGAAAGAAGAGAGAAACATACTAAGATAGATCAGACTTGAATTCTTATAAAACAATACTACATATTTAATTATGAAGATGATATTACATTTTTAATTATGATAAAACTTAAATAGGAGCATGGAGTGTAGTTATTTGGAGTTGTGAAGGCCGGAGAATATCCGGTCACGGGTCCATATAAAATCACAACATAGAGTGTTGGTGGTATGTGGGTT encodes:
- a CDS encoding ATP-binding cassette domain-containing protein; the protein is MGTLKQGNMRSTTPIIELRKLSYSYGNSKIEALKDINLEIYPGEKVAFLGANGAGKSTLFKHMNGILKPNSGEVLVHGEPISKKNIEKVRQTVGIVFQNPDDQILAPTVEQDVAFGPINMGLSEEDVASRVKEALGFVNMLGLEDRSPHHLSGGQKKRVAIAGILAMRPEVIVLDEPTAGLDPRSAENIMSVIETMNRELGITIILSTHDVDMVPLFADRVFLMHHGKIEAQGTATEIFKQQGLLEHVHLRIPRIAEVFELLKAEGLDVETKVTPADAKDEILRLLNVPKK
- a CDS encoding PFL family protein, which translates into the protein MLIHPEEIVETIQMVTTESLDIRTVTMGINLRDCSHPDIDEFNANIYDKITTYAKDLVQVTDEISRLYGIPIVNKRISVTPIAIVAEACKCDDYVSIARTLDKAASKVSVNFIGGFSALVHKGITPGDLRLINSIPQALATTEKVCSSVNVATTNAGINMDAVALMGSVIKQTAALTADRNGIGCAKLVVFANAPEDNPFMAGAFHGVGEADCAINVGVSGPGVVNAAVRALKDPTLNEISETIKKTAFKITRMGEKVGREVSSRLNAQFGVLDLSLAPTPAVGDSVAAILEAMGLERCGTHGTTAALALLNDAVKKGGSMASSSVGGLSGAFIPISEDAGMIRAVEDGSLTLDKLEAMTSVCSVGLDMIAVPGDTPVSTISAIIADEMAIGMINCKTTAVRLIPVPGKQVGDEVEFGGLLGRAPVMAVNRFSSEKFISRGGKIPAPIQALNN
- a CDS encoding ATP-binding cassette domain-containing protein; this encodes MQDSSNHSDTGHLIDFRNITVTRSGKKLLDSISLQIGVAENVAIIGPNGSGKSSLIKTITREYRPLVNSPSVACRIMGKERWDIFDLQNLLGIVSGDLQHEYTRDIYGYEAVLSGFFSSIGVYKNHRVTYEMKCIVQTVMDFLEISHLQDKSISQMSTGEARRILIARALVHDPLALVLDEPTNSLDLYGLHKFREVMRRIAAVGKSIILVTHNLQDIIPEIERVILFKDGSIFMDGPKEQILTSSNLSLLFGLPVEVQSKGEYYRAWC
- a CDS encoding peptide-methionine (S)-S-oxide reductase; this encodes MNNHENIPKNEYEIATFAVGSSWKAEAVFRNKVRGIITSYTGYTGDEVQYPRLESGTENTIDLVQAVQIVFDPKIVPYERLLELFWELHDPTYLLKSEENNKQFKSIIYCHSEKQREKAISSKKKLERTEKTKCQINTQILPATHFFKIEKEVTESNHNAMKKNGINRSFPKKGLQHQAR
- a CDS encoding PDGLE domain-containing protein, which codes for MSQNVIANKSNMKFLYVGIIIALILAVVAPFLASPDPDGLESAAGGLVSEDRLSAMEEEGPVFSSPLPDYSIEGMGKSGEVAAILAGTLLVLGISYGLGKIIKK
- the cbiM gene encoding cobalt transporter CbiM, with protein sequence MHIPDSFVPLGQAIIYWIIALPFIFMALKWAGKEMDDTKVPILAALAAGIFAIQALNIPIGMGTSGHMVGATLVAIIFASPWAGVLVLTLVLLVQGFVFGDGGITTMGANILNMGVISGFIGYYTFVALMNRNLSLQISSFIGAWLGLLVSALVCAVQMYLAGTFPLVPGLIAMGTYHFIIGLIGEGLITAVALSAIASSRPDLLESKLLVKRSSKA
- a CDS encoding type IV pilin N-terminal domain-containing protein yields the protein MCKANQFLEEEGAVSPVIGVILMVAITVILAAVIAAFVFGMGPPEQAPQASIRGSADTVGGFSVIKLEHQGGEALSLTDSKTKMTLDGSAVNFEGLAESETQYDAGEALYLYNTSADGYFLTTKANVTDGALAAANAEENLASTGTTSNVKIIDVGSQQMIADLKVNF
- the cbiQ gene encoding cobalt ECF transporter T component CbiQ; the protein is MEITLTDIEKEAYKDSPVHRLDGRVKLLATILMIVFAVSLPRVHDDNLIRLAFVESYLIILMALARLNPVYIIVRFLAVLPFGLGVIVVQPFVRQPFFDSFTEYPLDLPFGLTMTYEGLAFGITLLAKFIVCISAIIVLSSTTKMHDIVGAARRLGIPKEIALLLTMMVRYLFLFWSVLKRIRTAQKCRMFNIWNKKVHRKWVLEQVGYTISSIFLMAYEQGERTYISMLCRGYGQNGNVKIHNKELKMLDILFSGITLLVLLASYFVAYA
- a CDS encoding shikimate kinase, translating into MNITLVGMPGSGKTSIGQEVARTLEYNFVDIDQLIRQKAGCTLQDIIDTKGDQALVLLEEKIVLGLPIGDGIVISPGGSIVYSEKAMNFLKEKSIIIFLHTPLSKVKQQIDNQESRGIVGLKGRSLEQLFAERFPLFQKYADMSINIGDKDTVSSVAGKVVEAIRYVPEK
- a CDS encoding ACT domain-containing protein, translating into MISSRFVITVIGIDRVGIVAGITAVMSKHNVNIVDITQTIMQGLFTMIMLAEIQGENFDLTAFQNSMAEEGKRLGVEVKVQHEDAFTCMHRI
- a CDS encoding DUF5371 domain-containing protein → MVKIVHAQTVLTEEELEALKKKCNEPSTKEALSIAVQHYLECEYTDLGDKMWTKKLERVVQKKKSQNL